A genomic region of Hirundo rustica isolate bHirRus1 chromosome 12, bHirRus1.pri.v3, whole genome shotgun sequence contains the following coding sequences:
- the LMOD3 gene encoding leiomodin-3, protein MNVSDLGQSSDEDVCAEDIDEDEILANLSPEELKELQSEMEVMAPDPEVPTGMIQKDQTEKAPTGSFDHRSLVDYLYWQKASRRMLEDERVPVTLLPSERSAVEEMEGEAGRSGEVDGGRMPGTEEKVRHYQNEHVSESRTQPGETKKDGSDKERVAEEDEKEEADEEEEEEEENETELETKENYTSENSHSNQISQKPGTEPGEIKEKPKENEKKISKLNIPQKLALDTSFMKLSARPSGNQTNLEDSLEKVRKNNPDVKELNLNNIENVPKEMLIDFVNAMKKNKNIKTFSLANVGADDNVAFALANMLRENRSITTLNIDSNFISGKGIVAIMRCLQYNETLTELRFHNQRGLLGHQAEMEIARLLKANTTLLKMGYHFELPGPRMVVTNLLSRNLDKQRQKRQEGQRQQQMKEQKELIAMLENGLGLPPGMWEMLGGPLPQLRMQEHPQAPKPPVPAAVSLSKRQENTRPPAPEEPRREKPISFKVVKLKKTQRKPPVPEYVEPAEKTNLKDVIKTLKPVPRRRPPPLVEITPRDQLLNDIRQSNVAYLKPVPLPKQLE, encoded by the exons atgAACGTGTCTGACCTTGGCCAGAGCTCTGATGAAGACGTGTGTGCCGAGGACATCGATGAAGATGAAATCCTGGCTAACCTGTCCCCTGAGGAGCTAAAGGAGTTGCAGAGTGAGATGGAAGTCATGGCCCCAGACCCTGAAGTGCCAACTGGGATGATACAGAAGGATCAGACGGAGAAAGCCCCCACGGGGAGCTTCGACCACAGGTCCCTGGTTGACTACCTGTACTGGCAGAAAGCATCCAGACGCATGCTCGAGGATGAGAGAGTTCCTGTCACCCTCCTGCCCTCTGAG AGAAGTGCTGTGGAGGAGATGGAAGGAGAGGCCGGCAGAAGTGGTGAGGTGGATGGCGGGAGGATGccaggaacagaggaaaaagtgaGACATTACCAAAATGAGCACGTGTCTGAGTCGAGAACACAGCCAGGGGAGACAAAGAAAGATGGAAGTGATAAGGAGAGAGTGGCAGAGGAGgatgagaaagaagaagcagatgaggaagaggaggaagaagaagaaaatgagaccGAATTGGAAACAAAGGAGAATTACACCAGTGAAAACAGTCACAGCAACCAGATAAGTCAGAAGCCAGGTACAGAACCTggagaaatcaaagaaaagcctaaggaaaatgaaaagaaaatatcaaaactGAACATCCCCCAGAAGTTAGCGCTGGACACCAGCTTCATGAAGCTAAGTGCCAGGCCTTCAGGAAATCAAACCAATTTAGAAGACAGCTTGGAGAAAGTCCGAAAAAACAACCCAGATGTGAAGGAGCTCAACCTAAACAACATAGAAAACGTCCCCAAGGAAATGCTGATAGATTTTGTCAACGCCATGAAAAAGAATAAGAACATAAAGACGTTCAGCTTGGCCAACGTGGGGGCCGACGACAACGTGGCTTTTGCGCTGGCCAACATGCTGAGGGAGAACAGGAGCATCACCACCTTGAACATTGATTCCAACTTCATCTCTGGCAAAGGCATCGTGGCCATCATGCGCTGCCTGCAGTACAACGAGACGCTGACGGAGCTCCGCTTCCACAACCAGAGGGGCCTGCTGGGCCACCAGGCGGAGATGGAGATCGCCAGGCTGCTGAAAGCCAACACCACCCTCCTTAAAATGGGCTATCACTTCGAGCTGCCGGGGCCCAGGATGGTGGTGACCAACCTGCTCAGCAGGAACCTGGACAAGCAGAGGCAAAAGAGGCAAGAggggcaaaggcagcagcaaatgaaagagcagaaagagTTGATAGCGATGCTGGAAAATGGACTCGGGTTGCCTCCCGGGATGTGGGAAATGCTGGGGGGACCGCTGCCCCAGCTGAGGATGCAGGAGCACCCGCAAGCCCCCAAACCCCCCGTCCCTGCAGCTGTGTCACTGAGCAAGAGGCAGGAGAACACGAGGCCGCCAGCACCCGAGGAGCCGCGCAGAGAGAAACCCATCAGCTTCAAAGTGGTCAAGCTGAAGAAGACTCAGCGCAAACCTCCCGTGCCAGAGTACGTGGAACCCGCTGAGAAAACCAACCTCAAAGACGTCATCAAAACACTGAAACCAGTTCCCAGGAGAAGACCCCCTCCCCTGGTGGAAATAACCCCGAGGGATCAGCTCCTCAACGACATCCGCCAGAGCAACGTCGCTTATCTCAAGCCG